DNA sequence from the Glycine soja cultivar W05 chromosome 18, ASM419377v2, whole genome shotgun sequence genome:
atatataagagaaagCCTCCATAAGTAAGACATACAAGCTGTTGAGTAAGATATTGTAATACCAACTACGTACCAAGGCTTTGCAGTGCTTCCAGATTCAAAATATTCTCGGGCCTGCTTTCTTCTCTACGGTATAAGAATCTGCGGGCATGAAACTGTAACCCTACCTTCTCCCATCAAATTAAAGAATGCCAAATCCAGATGCTTGTGAACAAGGTTTTGTgcatattttactattttatcttgcTAATCTAGCAGTATATATAGAGCATGGTGCAAGGCAATTTTTGTGAGTTGTATTTCAAGCTTGAAGCTACTTAAAAAGAGTAAATCATCAATCAAATTCATTTAGTTAAGATGAGCAAGTTCGTTGGTGTGTTCCTGCTGCTTTTGATCACTGTGACCGTTGCTGAATACGACCACAGTTATCCTGAACATGAAAACGAGAAAAATGGTCCATGCGGCAAGTTTAGCACACTTAGAATTTTGACGCATAAACTGCGTCACTGCGAAAAGGCTGCACGAAATGCATGGGCTCCTGTTTCTTCACAGTGCTGCAATGACCTTGTAGAAGTAAGCATCCCTTGCCTCTATGCTGTTTTCTCCTCCGATGCTTTCAAGAGAGTTGGTGTTGATCCCAGAGTCGCAATCACCATTCCCCATCGTTGCCATTTCTCCAACAAGCCATAGACCACAACTTACCTACCTATCATAAATGCCAACATATTTTTCAGGTATATATATGAGCATATCTAtcaagaataattatttatatttcaaaaacttTATCCAGAAgctgataaattgttatatttctatactgaactaattaaattaaacatgtaTATACTCATCACATTTTTGGCTGTTATAAAGTAGCATATGCTGATTCAATGTTTTCTCTAATGTAATTGCAGCTTGTAGATTGCTGGGAACGTTGGTTATGGTTACGCAACCTGAGGTTTTTACAATTCGTCAAAGCTTCAGGATACAGTAGTGTGTGTTGTGTATTGTATGATGTCAGTTAATAATTTGAGCTCCTTAACTATAAAGGCTCAAAAATAAGTTACAATTAATATTGTAACAACTTTATTATTATCTATCAAATAACTTCTATGTCTTCCTGAAAAATATCCTTTTGGTTGTTTTAtgacaataatttatatatatagatgttCGCGATATGGGTTCTTGGCCTAGCTGCATAAAATTAACTATATCTGATCTTGTTCATCATTCACAGTTAATTGAATATGTTTGTCGTACAGTTTCCTTGACCTTTTGACCACGCTCTTGATCACTGCGTTAGCGACAATAGCAGAGCACGTGTTAAAGGTTGCTACAAATTTCTATATGACATAAtactacaaaaagaaaaatgttaaagaGAATTCTATAACCGTGTATGCATAACATGATTTTTCTAGATAATAAATTACGGgaaagtttaatattttttttatcaataaatattgattgttagtttgttagtaaGAGGGATCAAATTATGTgatctttccttcttttcctttttatctttCACCACCCAACATCCTTATATCACCTAGGCCGGAAAGTTGAAGGAAGTTGGTGGATATTTAGAGGCCACTGTTATTGCACTTATAAGGGTGGGAAATCAATACAAGTATGTGTAGGTGGGTGTCTTGGCATCAATCATGTGAAGATGTCTTTGAACCTTGGCTATGATTTGTAACTCAGACTCAAGGGCAATTGTATACTTGATCACTAAGACCCTTCCCCGTTACAAGCATCGGTTTGCTACGCTGGTGTTTCTTGAGCCAATTCACAAAAACTATTTGGACCAACTCATTAAAagtcaaaattttaatatgaaaaagaaaaaaactaaaatgcgGGCCAGTGTCCATCAACTGGCGTGTTTATTGTTGAATATATAAAGCTCATTTAAATGCAACCTATGCAAACTGATTTTAACTGAGGACTTAAATGAGGTGCTAACTCTTATTTCCTTACGGATAATGCCTttataatagtaattttttttcttccatagcTTGTGAAAATTCAGACTACTTATGGAAGACTATTTTGTTATCTTCTTTCATATTTTCTCCATGCCGTAATTAAAACTAGTTTCGGCTTTGTCTTAGAAAAAACGAatcctcttatatatatatatatatatatatatatatatatatatatatatatatatatcattttctgCTTAAACTTTATGTTTACTCTAGGAAATTAATCAACAACTTGAAACAAGGTTGAGCTGATGAAATGCCTCAGGATGAATAATGAGTAACTCGATCATTttagtaatttaaataattaatctcaACAATGATGAAAAAATTACTTCTTCACATTGcacaattataaatatattaaatattaattgttgatttttgtaattaagaattaaaattatttgcttCACTCTAATAAAcaattttctgattttttgtgtgtttgtctaagctgcttctttttttttaaaaaaattctatttatttttagaaacaaaCCATATCTATTTCTTAAAAGAGAATTTATatcaaaaacatttattttaaaattagattttctTAACGCAAATTAAATCCATTACAAGCAATGGAGACTGGACTGTAATTGAGTGCTACAAGCTACAAAGCCCAGCATTTGGTACACGCTGAAAACCTTATTTACAGCCCAAACCAATGACCGGAAAACACATCAAAGCGAAGTTGGCAAACTATACTTGTATTTTGTGTAGGttttaaaagagaataaaatttgctgtaaataaaaaagagagagaataacATTTCGGTTTTATGATACCGtggataatttatttaacaattttctttgcagaattcaaaataatgttaattaaaaatcttggagaatacaaaaaatgttttgttagtCCCCATAATATTTCAGTTTCACTCCAACCTAATGGCGAAATCAGAATTTTTTTAAGGGAGGCGAAAATTAATCACTtgctaaataaaatgagtaTTGACTAAATTcccaataattatttaaaatactaaaGACTTGAATATATTTATAACAACTGGTCATGGTTTTTCTATAATCACATTTGGATTTTTAGTTGCtagcttttttttatagtaaataaatatttatttgtattctcTACTAAGGAACATGCTATAAGCTAGCTGCATGTGCTTAAAGAATAGAATATAAAGTTTCATCTCTTCCCAAGTTAGAACACGAGCCACGTGTGTTTTTATTCATGTAaatgagtttttcttttcccacTTATAAGCTTATGGCTAATTGTCAAATTCAAGCATTCCTTACGCTATTATGCGGTTATGCCATATTACTACATTAGCTTCTTTCAATAAAACGTTGATACGTCGAATGCGATTATGGCTAATTGGCTAATTCAAGTCATTATgtctaattcatttttattgaaACATAAATATTAAGCTATAAACATGATTATGTTGGTGGTTATCTTTCCACCTAATAAACGTGATTGTTTCCAATTTTCACCGTGAGTGTGATTCAATCATGAGGATTGAGGAGTAGtactattacaaaaaaaaaaaggttttttaatACGCTGGAACAATGAGGATTCTATCAAAACTGTCATTAACAAATGATCgatgatattttagtaaataagtgAATGCGTTAATTATGGTTTTCATAGGACacattttaatgttatttttcacTGCATGTTTGCTTCACCATATGCTTTATTTGTTTGTTACTAACAATGCGAGTAATGGAGGTAAGCACACACcacaatcaaagaacaactccaCTCGAAGcaaagtgaatcaaagatccaAACTTCTCTGATCTCAACTTCCACTTCAGCTTCACGAGCCATGGCCAACAAACGATTGCTGCGCCACGCAACTCATCGACGGCGACGGCGAGTTCAACATCGTCGGCCTCGACAACTTCATCAGAACCCTCAATCTCACCTCCTACGGCCTCTCCTACACAGTTGTCGCAATCATGGAACCTCAGAGTAGCGGTGCGTTCATTCCTCCTTCAATCTTGCTGATTCTGATTGCTTGGTTTACTTCACTCGAACTTGTGTTGTGACTCTTTTGTGTTTGTTGAGCTTGGATCGATTAATTGAAGTGTGTTTTTCGAGTTTACGTTTGCTCTGAAGTAGAGTGGGTCATGACGgatatcttcatttttttatttgcaacaAATTTTTACTTGATTTTAGGGGTTGAGCTAGATTGAAGTTAGTTTTGGTTGTGTTGCACCAAAATCATAATCAGAGCCACCAGAACCCAAGTCGTTCTCGGTTTGTGTGCCCGTGTTctgttctggaattgaatattgaaagtttttttatttattatttttggttattttgtatTAATAGGTGAGAAGGGAAGGAGAATGGGGGAACTTACCTCTGTAGTTTAGAAGAGGTTCAAGTTTCCCGAGAACAGTGTTGAACTTTATGCTTCTGCTTAAACTTTATGTTTATCTCTAGGAAATTAATCAACAACTTGAAACAAGGTTGAGCTGATGAAATGCCTAATGCCTCGGGATGAATAATGAGTAACTCGATCATTttagtaatttaaataattaatctcaACATTGATGAAAAAATTACTTCTTCACATTGcacaattataaatatattaaatattaattgttgaaaaattaagaattaaaattatttacttcactctaataaacaattttctgattttttgtgtgtttgtctgcttgttttttttttttttaaattctatttatttttagaaacaaaCCATATCTATTTCTTAAAGGAGATTTTATatcaaaaacatttattttaaaattatattttcttaacgCAAATTAAATACATTACAAGCAATGCACTATCTCATGAATGGGTAGCTCCTCTTTGAACTTGTCCTCATAGTTTGCAAAGCTGTAACCTCCACCTTCATTTGGAGATTATTCATTAATCATATATcataatatatacataaacaGTTGGCACATGAAAAGGTGAGATAGATAGcctttacattaaaaaattcactaagAGGAGTATGTAGATGGGCTTGGGGTTTTCGAACGCCATCCCAAATCCGAGGAAATCATATCATGATAAGAACTAATGATGAAGAAATACAAGAAAccacaataaagaaaaaaaaaaaaactcaaattttatGGGAATTGAATCACACCTTCTGAATATCTTCTCTTGAAAAAACCAtctcttaatttaatttcagaatACATATTCTGGAAATGTATAAAAGTGATCTAAAGGATAaatggaaaaatgaaaaaataaaaacaattgaaTGTAACGTCACATAGTATGTGATCAAATTTTGTGTTCAAATAACAAATGAACAGCTCCACTAAAAAGCTAAttaaactgatgttaactggGGTTTGAGTGAATTCTCATCTGTATACAGCAACCACAATTCTTTGAAGCATATCCTAGGTACTGGTATATGATGCTGTCAAGACACTGTCCCAGGCTTAATAAGTAAACTGTTTCTATGACCTTAAATCTGTTGTCCTAGATTTAGCACCAGCATGTGCAATAGCGCAAAGACCACCCCTATTGTTGACCTTTtcataaatgatatatataagaGGATTCGTTTTTTCTAAGACAAAGCCGAAACTAGTTTTAATTACGGCATGGAGAAAATATGAAAGAAGATAACAAAATAGTCTTTCATAAGTAGTctgaattttcataaaatatggaaaaaaaatactattataaaaGCATTATCCGTAAGGAAATAAGAGTTAGCACCTCATTTAAGTCCTCAGTTAAAATCAGTTTGCATAGGTTGCATTTAAATGAGCTTTATATATTCAACAATAAACACGCCAGTTGATGGCACTGGCCcgcattttagtttttttctttttcatattaaaattttgactTTTAATGAGTTGGTCCAAATAGTTTTTGTGAATTGGCTCAAGAAACACCAGCGTAGCATACCGATGCTTGTAACGGGGAAGGGTCTTAGTGATCAAGTATACAATTGCCCTTGAGTACTCTGAGTTACAAATCATAGCCAAGGTTCAAAGACATCTTCATATGATTGATGCCAAGACACCCACCTACACATACTTGTATTGATTTCCCACCCTTATAAGTGCAATAACAGTGGCCTCTAAATATCCACCAACTTCCTTCAACTTTCCGGCCGAGGTGATATAAGGATGTTGGGTGGTGaaagataaaaaggaaaagaaggaaagatcACATAATTTGATCCTTCttactaacaaactaacaatcaatatttattgataaaaaaaatcttaaacttTCCCGTAATTTATTATCTAGAAAAATCATGTTATGCATACACGGTTATAGAATTCtctttaacatttttctttttgtagtaTTATGTCATATAGAAATTTGTAGCAACCTTTAACACATACTCTGCTATTGTCGCTAACGCAGTGATCAAGAGCGTGGTCAAAAGGTCAAGGAAACTGTACGACAAACCAATTCAATTAACTGTCAATGATGAACAAGATCACATATAGTTAATTTTATGCAGCTAGGCCAAGAACCCATATCGCGaacatctatatatataaattattgtcaTAAAACAACCAAAAGGATATTATTCAGGAAGACATAGAAGTTATTTGATAGATAATAATAAAGTTGTTACAATATTAATTGTAACTTATTTATGAGCCTTTATAGTTAAGGAGCTCAAATTATTAACTGACAACATACAATACACAACACACACTACTGTATCCTGAAGCTTTGACGAATTGTAAAAACCTCAGGTTGCGTAACCATAACCAACGTTCCCAGCCATCTACAAGCTGCAATTACATTAGAGAAAACAATGAATCAGCATATGCTACTTTATAACAGCCAAAAATGTGATGAGTATAtacatgtttaatttaattagttcagtatagaaatataacaatttatcagcTTCTGGATAaagtttttgaaatataaataattattcttgaTAGATATGCTCATATATATACCTGAAAAATATGTTGGAATTTATGATAGGTAGGAAAGTTGTGGTCTATGGCTTGTTGGCGAAATGGCAACGATGGGGAATGGTGATTGCGACTCTGGGATCAACACCAACTCTCTTGAAAGCATCGGAGGAGAAAACAGCATAGAGGCAAGGGATGCTTACTTCTACAAGGTCATTGCAGCACTGTGAAGAAACAGGAGCCCATGCATTTCGTGCAGCCTTTTCGCAGTGACGCAGTTTATGCGTCAAAATTCTAAGTGTGCTAAACTTACCGCATGGACCATTTTTCTCGTTTTCATGTTCAGGATAACTGTGGTCGTATTCAGCAACGGTCACAGTGATCAAAAGCAGCAGGAACACACCAACGAACTTGCTCATCTTAACTAAATGAATTTGATTGATGATTTACTCTTTTTAAGTAGCTTCAAGCTTGAAATACAACTCACAAAAATTGCTTTGCACCATGCTCTATATATACTGCTAGATTAGCCAGATAAACTAGTAAACTATGCACAAAACCTTGTTCACAAGCATCTGGATTTGCATTCTTTAATTTGATGGGAGAAGGTAGGGTTACAGTTTCATGCCCGCAGATTCTTACCGTAGAGAAGAAAGCAGGCCTGAGAATATTTTGAATCAGGAAGCACTGCACAGCCTTGGTACGTATTTGGTATTACAATATCTTACTCAACAGCTTGTATGTCTTACTTATGGAGGCtttctgttatatatatataaagaatcgaaaaataaatactttttcaaCGATGCTATTTTGTGAAACGTCATGCTATACTTAGACGGTCCAtggtttattaataatataaataatgaagGTGGCTCGGAGGTTGTCACAGAAGTCAAACTAGTCTTGAAAACTGAAAGTTTATCTCAAATGTGCTTGTTTGTTTAAGGAGGATGTTTTTCATAAGagaatttcattatttataaatttaattctgagatttatttaaataaatttataacaaattataCGAAGGTCAGAAtaaatcaagatttttttttgattgtatgaatttaaatacataaaaatatagacgAAATCTGATTGCTTGACCTTTTAATACCAACACCCTTCTTTGTTTTCGTCAAGAATAAGAATAAGGTTTTATTGCTGTATATTTAGAAAACAAGAATCTAGTGTAGTTTATGCAAAACAACAATTGATATACAACACATCATCTAGTTCGAGCAGGGgcgaaaatatttatatatatatatatatatatatatatatatatatatatataaccaaataatttactttttgttgTAAGTCCCCTTAACTTTAcataatacaaatataaaattcaagctccttaatctttaatcttaattttcacttttacaCGTTAGTCCTTCCTCCGTCAGTCACCTCTCCTTGTTGCTTCTTGTGCTCCTCAATCCTCACGATTGAATCACACTCTGTTACGAATAGGACTAAATTATGCTATGCTAACTACACTAACAggtatttcaatatttttctctGTTGTTGTATTCATGATTTGTGGTATTTATAATGAAGTACAAGTCATGGTTGTTGTTGCCATTCATTGGCCAATTGGTGCAGAATATTCTAgaataacataaaaaaggataagTATCATGGGTGGTTATACCAAAATGTTGATATGGTGGTGAGATTGCTTTTCACAATTGACAATCCTACCTTGCATTCCTTTACTCGCAATCTCTGAGGTATGTTGGCTTATTGACTATCCTCATGGGCCTACTATGTGCTGGTATAGTATTTCTCTCATTATCTATCGTTGGAAAATCAACCTTTTCCTCAAGGTtggacaataaaaaaaaatagaaacagggttaaaaaaaaacatgagtgAAGTTGCTTTGTTTGTGGGCTGGTTTGGGCCCTGACAATGACAACCCTAAGGGTTATCAACATCATGAAAGGCGAGAAGGTTGGGTGGTGACCTGCGTCACAGAGCATTGATCCTATCCTTGTGCCTTATCTTTGCTTGGCTGTGGCTCTTGGAAGCACTAGCAGCTCTAACTTCTGCTCCAATGGGTGCAAGCCACGAAGGGAGCTCACCAAATTGaagagatgatgttgttgttgcatggttagaagaagaagaagcaacaagagGGAGTGAAATTTGTGAACGATGAACTGTACGGCTAGGACCATGACAACCGAACACCACTGTCAATGAAGCGCAGACCCGCGTCAGCCTTGGTGGTGGTGGAAGCGGTGGCTTTGGTGGAGGCTGTGGCTTCAATGGATACAACCGTGGTGGTGGTGGGGGTGATGGTGGCAGATATGGTGGTCGTGGAAGTGAGGCAAGGGTTTGGGAAAGGGAGGAGCCAAGGGGCACAGAACGGTGCTGCGAGACAACATGCAGGGTATCACGAAACCCGACGTCAAGAGAATCAATGGCATATTCTAAGAAAAAACCCGTAAAGTCCTTAAGAACTTTCTAGAGAATTTTATTTGCAATGTTGTTACGTACACCGAGCACATGCTAGGAGAAAGATGGTTACCACTATGGATGTTGTTGATGCTCGCAAGAGGAAAGTCAGGGCTCTCTATGATTTTGGTGCTCGTCGTGGTGGGTATAACCGTGATGGAGGAGTGTGGCTCGAGCCATAGGGCACCCCACAGGGAGTCATCACCTTCATCAACACACGCTCCTCCGCTAGAATGTGCGACTTCTACATGGATATTTGTTTCCAGTTTCGGGTGTGAGGGGGGAGATGGTGGATGAAGAGTTTCCATGGTATCGCACAAGCCTAACAAGCGGTTCTGAGTACTCACAAAATAGGGATTGAACAGGATGTTCATAAGAAGGTAGGTGGTGAAATAGAAGGGAAGAAACCTGTGGGGGGTAGAATTACTTTTTGTTGTAAGTCCCCTTAACtttacaaaatacaaatataaaattcaaactcCTTAATCTTAAatcttaaatcttaattttcacttttacaCGCTAGTCCTTACTCTGTTATTTACCTTTCATTGTTGCTTCTTGCTTAGAGACCAAACCATGAAGTAGcctgtttatgtttttttggtgaACCTAAACAAGTTTTccccaaatttttaatatttatttaagagaaacaaaataaggagatataTTATTTGTGGACCTGAACAAGTTTTCCCCAAATTTGAGTGAATGGAGGAGAAAAgtgaattctttttatttttttagaacatCAAACAACTCTCtagaagattaaaaataaataaaaataatttatatgaagaaaaaaaactatgaagtaacaaaaatttgaatttgaatttaattttaatctatataaaaatgattttagtataatttatttatttatatatctacATATTGAAATAAGAGGAGAGAATTTTTTTCACTTCGTCCTTCCTTATTTATCTCTATtcaaacattatattttttttactctatttttcttttacttgtatctttttcatttctttctctcttatttctttcttctctttttttttccatttttaattgtaatggaGCATTAGGAAAAAAACTATACTTTTGTATTTtgtgtaaattttaaaatggattAACATTTCAGTTTAATGATACCCGGGgctaattaatttaacaatttcgTTTGAAGAATTCAAGATTTTGTTAATTAAGAATGTTAGAGAGAATACAAATTAACGTTGTTTTGCATCAGCTACACGagattttgtctattttttatcatttaaattagtacagtaaaacatttttcttgatCTAATGACTTTCgtataatttgttattaatttatttcaataaatctcagaattaaatttatgataaattctcTTATGATAAGCATCCTCCTTAAACTAACACATTTGGGATTCACTTTCAGTTTCCATCACTAGTTTGACTTCTGCATGTGACAACTCTCCAAGTCACCATCATTTATCTTATTAATAAACTATATAAGTACAGCAGGGCTTGTCACAAAATAGTATCttttatagtaattatttacataagtaccagtaataatttttaatcaaatgatttagaattaaaatcttgattaatcattaaacataaaatacattatattgagaaaaaaatctattttatgtgtatttatgatctctaataaaaattaatcactttttcctatcaaaaactatttggtattaatattatcattagaaaataataacatCGTTGAAAAAAGTACAAAAGTACAgtatttgtttttctattatttaaatcTGTAAGAATTTGTAATACCAACTACGCATCAAGGTAGGTAGATCATCGTGTGCTTCATCTCTTAGTAAGAATCTGCGGGCATGCATGCAGCTCTAGCCTCGATCTTTTCTCCCATGAAACTAAAGAATGCAAAATCCAGATGCTAGCTTGCGAACCAGGTTTAATTTGGTACACAGTTATTTATTTGGCTAGCTAGCTAATCctggcaatatatatatagaccatagTGCTAGCCAATTTAAATTTGTGAGTTGCATTCGAAGCTTGAAACTAGCTAGCTACTTAAAAAGAGTAAATCATCAATCAAATTCATTTAGTTAAGATGGGCAAGTTTGTTGGGTTGTTCCTGCTGGTTTTGGTCAGTGTGGCCGTTGCTGAATACGACAACGGTTATCCTGAACATGAAAACGAGAAAAATGGCCCATGCGGCAAGTTTAGCACACTTAGAATTTTGACGCATAAACTGCGTCACTGCGAAAAGGCTGCACGAGATGCGTGGGCTCCTGTTTCTTCACAGTGCTGCAATGACCTTGTAGAAGTAAGCATCCCTTGCCTCTATGCTGTTTTCTCCTCTGATGCTTTCAAGAGAGTTGGTGTTGATCCCAGAGTCGCAATCACTATTCCCCATCGTTGCCATTTCGCCAACAAGCCATAGACCACAACTTACCTACCTATCAtaaatgaaaacatatttttcaggTATATATATGAGCATATATCTAtcaagaataattatttatatttcaaaaacttTATCTAGAAgctgataaattgttatatttctaTACTGAACTAATTAAATTCATCACATTTTTGGCTGTTATAAAGTAGCATATGCTGATTCATTGTTTTCTCTA
Encoded proteins:
- the LOC114396251 gene encoding uncharacterized protein LOC114396251; this encodes MGKFVGLFLLVLVSVAVAEYDNGYPEHENEKNGPCGKFSTLRILTHKLRHCEKAARDAWAPVSSQCCNDLVEVSIPCLYAVFSSDAFKRVGVDPRVAITIPHRCHFANKP